The following are encoded in a window of Amycolatopsis solani genomic DNA:
- the gcvP gene encoding aminomethyl-transferring glycine dehydrogenase, with protein sequence MTSTQFESRHIGPSEAERAKMLAECGYSSLDALVGAAVPTAIRATKELTLPPAASEEDATAELRALAARNRPMTQMIGLGYSDTVTPGVIRRNVLENPAWYTAYTPYQPEISQGRLEALLNFQTMVADLTGLATANASLLDESTAVAEAVTLMRRASKSKSNKVVLDAECLPQTIAVVRTRVEALGIEVEVRDLLTGLPDEFFGVVAQYPGASGVLRGRGFYHAISESAKAAGALFTVAADLLALTLVTAPGEFGADVAAGSTQRFGVPLGYGGPHAGYMSVRAGLERSLPGRLVGVSVDADGNPAYRLALQTREQHIRREKATSNICTAQVLPAVLAAMYAVYHGPDGLKKIAQRVHGLAAGFADALRKTGVEVVHESFFDTVVAHVPGQAAEVHAAAREAGINLGHVDADHVRVAFDEVSTPAITAKVLRAFGVEEDVNDGVALPNGLARETGFMGHEVFGTHRSETAMLRYLRKLSDLDYALDRGMIPLGSCTMKLNATTEMEPISWREFAGIHPFAPAEDAEGYHTLVGQLADWLAEVTGYDKVSLQPNAGSQGELAGLLAIRAYHRANGDDARDVCLIPSSAHGTNAASAVLAGMRVVVVKCTDEGNVDLADLRSKVDTHKDTLAAIMVTYPSTHGVYEHDIDELAKIVHDGGGQVYVDGANLNALLGLAKPGEFGGDVSHLNLHKTFCIPHGGGGPGVGPVAVRAHLAPFLPNHPLLEAAGPETGVGPISGAPYGSASILPISWAYVRMMGAPGLTAATKVAVLAANYVASRLAPHYPVLYTGQDGLVAHECILDLRQITKETGVTVDDVAKRLIDYGFHAPTMSFPVAGTLMVEPTESEDLGEIDRFIAAMIAIRAEIDEVASGKWSAEESPLRGAPHTAETLVGEWDKAYDRELAVYPAGVSRKNKYWPPVRRIDGARGDRNLVCSCPPLSEYGS encoded by the coding sequence ATCACCTCTACGCAGTTCGAATCCCGTCACATCGGCCCGTCCGAGGCCGAACGCGCGAAGATGTTGGCCGAGTGCGGCTACAGCAGCCTGGACGCCCTCGTCGGCGCCGCCGTCCCGACCGCGATCCGCGCGACGAAGGAACTCACCCTGCCGCCCGCCGCGTCCGAAGAGGACGCCACCGCGGAGCTGCGCGCCCTCGCCGCGCGCAACCGGCCGATGACGCAGATGATCGGCCTCGGCTACTCCGACACCGTCACCCCCGGCGTGATCCGCCGCAACGTCCTCGAGAACCCGGCCTGGTACACCGCGTACACGCCCTACCAGCCGGAAATCTCCCAGGGCCGGCTCGAAGCGCTCCTCAACTTCCAGACGATGGTCGCCGACCTCACCGGCCTGGCCACCGCGAACGCGTCGCTGCTGGACGAGTCGACCGCCGTCGCCGAGGCCGTCACGCTGATGCGCCGCGCGTCGAAGTCGAAGTCCAACAAGGTCGTGCTCGACGCCGAATGCCTGCCGCAGACCATCGCCGTCGTGCGCACGCGCGTCGAGGCGCTGGGCATCGAGGTCGAGGTCCGCGACCTGCTCACCGGCCTGCCGGACGAGTTCTTCGGCGTCGTCGCCCAGTACCCGGGCGCGTCCGGCGTGCTGCGCGGCCGCGGCTTCTACCACGCGATTTCCGAGTCGGCGAAGGCCGCGGGCGCGCTGTTCACCGTCGCCGCCGACCTCCTCGCGCTCACCCTCGTCACCGCGCCGGGCGAGTTCGGCGCCGACGTCGCCGCGGGCTCGACCCAGCGCTTCGGCGTCCCGCTCGGCTACGGCGGCCCGCACGCCGGGTACATGTCCGTCCGCGCCGGCCTCGAGCGCTCGCTGCCGGGTCGCCTGGTCGGCGTGTCGGTCGACGCCGACGGCAACCCGGCTTACCGGCTGGCGCTGCAGACCCGTGAGCAGCACATCCGCCGCGAGAAGGCGACGTCCAACATCTGCACCGCGCAGGTCCTCCCGGCCGTGCTGGCCGCGATGTACGCGGTCTACCACGGCCCGGACGGCCTGAAGAAGATCGCCCAGCGCGTCCACGGCCTGGCCGCGGGCTTTGCCGACGCTCTCCGCAAGACCGGCGTCGAGGTCGTGCACGAGTCGTTCTTCGACACCGTCGTCGCGCACGTCCCGGGCCAGGCCGCCGAGGTCCACGCCGCCGCGCGCGAGGCCGGGATCAACCTCGGGCACGTCGACGCCGACCACGTCCGCGTCGCCTTCGACGAGGTCAGCACCCCGGCGATCACGGCGAAGGTCCTTCGCGCTTTCGGCGTCGAAGAGGACGTCAACGACGGCGTCGCGCTCCCGAACGGCCTCGCCCGCGAGACCGGCTTCATGGGCCACGAGGTCTTCGGCACCCACCGCTCCGAGACGGCGATGTTGCGCTACCTGCGCAAGCTGTCCGACCTGGACTACGCGCTCGACCGCGGCATGATCCCGCTCGGCTCGTGCACGATGAAGCTCAACGCCACCACCGAGATGGAGCCGATCAGCTGGCGCGAGTTCGCCGGCATCCACCCGTTCGCCCCGGCCGAGGACGCCGAGGGCTACCACACGCTCGTGGGACAGCTCGCGGACTGGCTGGCCGAGGTGACCGGCTACGACAAGGTGTCGCTCCAGCCGAACGCGGGCAGCCAGGGCGAGCTGGCCGGGCTCCTCGCGATCCGCGCGTACCACCGCGCGAACGGCGACGACGCTCGTGACGTCTGCCTGATCCCGTCGTCCGCGCACGGCACCAACGCGGCGTCCGCGGTGCTCGCCGGGATGCGCGTGGTCGTCGTGAAGTGCACCGACGAGGGCAACGTCGACCTGGCCGACCTGCGGTCCAAGGTGGACACGCACAAGGACACCCTGGCCGCGATCATGGTCACCTACCCGTCCACGCACGGCGTGTACGAGCACGACATCGACGAGCTGGCCAAGATCGTCCACGACGGCGGCGGCCAGGTGTACGTCGACGGCGCGAACCTCAACGCCCTGCTCGGCCTGGCCAAGCCGGGCGAGTTCGGCGGCGACGTCTCGCACCTGAACCTGCACAAGACCTTCTGCATCCCGCACGGCGGTGGCGGTCCCGGCGTCGGCCCGGTCGCGGTGCGCGCGCACCTCGCGCCGTTCCTGCCGAACCACCCGCTGCTGGAGGCGGCCGGCCCCGAGACCGGTGTCGGCCCGATCAGCGGCGCGCCCTACGGCTCGGCGTCGATCCTGCCGATCTCGTGGGCGTACGTCCGGATGATGGGCGCGCCCGGCCTGACCGCGGCGACGAAGGTCGCCGTGCTGGCCGCGAACTACGTCGCCTCGCGGCTCGCCCCGCACTACCCGGTGCTCTACACCGGCCAGGACGGCCTGGTCGCCCACGAATGCATCCTCGACCTGCGGCAGATCACGAAGGAGACCGGCGTGACGGTCGACGACGTCGCGAAGCGGCTCATCGACTACGGCTTCCACGCGCCGACCATGTCGTTCCCGGTCGCCGGCACGCTGATGGTCGAGCCGACCGAGTCCGAAGACCTGGGCGAGATCGACCGGTTCATCGCCGCCATGATCGCCATCCGCGCCGAGATCGACGAGGTCGCTTCCGGCAAGTGGAGTGCGGAGGAGTCGCCGCTGCGGGGCGCGCCGCACACCGCCGAGACGCTGGTCGGCGAGTGGGACAAGGCCTACGACCGCGAGCTGGCCGTCTACCCGGCCGGGGTGTCGCGCAAGAACAAGTACTGGCCGCCGGTCCGCCGCATCGACGGCGCCCGCGGCGACCGCAACCTGGTCTGCTCCTGCCCGCCCCTGAGCGAGTACGGCTCGTGA